Proteins encoded in a region of the Roseomonas haemaphysalidis genome:
- a CDS encoding ArsR/SmtB family transcription factor: MTTFPNRAFLTIVPESSPEALRGIASTVRLQILRLLRQQGPLNVNQIGGLLGLPQSTVAANVTVLEQCRLIETELVKAAKGQQKICHVRFDDIVIRLDGPAPQRQQDLVEVSMPLGLYTSCDVRAPCGLCSQRGVIGLLDVPDFFLDPARVEAMLLWFSRGFVEYKFPNNAKLLGAQVRGVEFSLEMSSEVPGTSLNWPSDITLWVNGVKIGVWTSPADYGDKRGALTPPWWKLKGSQYGHLTHWLVNEHGTFLDGVRISGTTLDALKLPEHHSIRLRVGIEDDAAHPGGINIFGRQFGNHEQDIVMRLHLR; the protein is encoded by the coding sequence ATGACCACCTTCCCAAACCGCGCCTTCCTGACCATCGTCCCGGAAAGCAGCCCGGAGGCATTGCGCGGCATCGCATCCACCGTCCGGTTGCAAATCCTGCGCCTGCTGCGGCAGCAGGGGCCACTCAACGTCAACCAGATCGGCGGGCTGCTGGGACTGCCGCAATCGACAGTGGCCGCGAACGTGACGGTGCTGGAGCAATGCCGGCTGATCGAGACCGAACTCGTCAAGGCTGCCAAGGGACAGCAGAAGATCTGCCACGTGCGCTTCGACGACATCGTCATTCGCCTCGACGGGCCGGCGCCGCAACGGCAGCAGGATTTGGTGGAAGTCTCGATGCCGCTCGGCCTCTACACCTCGTGCGATGTGCGGGCGCCTTGCGGACTATGCTCCCAGCGCGGCGTGATCGGACTGCTGGATGTGCCGGATTTCTTTCTCGATCCGGCGCGGGTCGAGGCCATGCTGCTGTGGTTCTCTCGTGGGTTCGTGGAATACAAGTTCCCCAACAACGCCAAGCTGCTTGGCGCGCAGGTGCGAGGGGTTGAGTTCAGCCTGGAGATGTCGTCCGAGGTGCCGGGCACCAGCCTGAATTGGCCTTCGGATATCACGCTGTGGGTCAATGGCGTGAAGATCGGCGTCTGGACCTCGCCGGCCGACTATGGCGACAAGCGCGGGGCGCTGACACCGCCGTGGTGGAAGCTCAAGGGCTCGCAATACGGCCACCTCACACACTGGCTGGTGAACGAGCATGGTACCTTTCTGGACGGTGTCCGCATCTCCGGCACGACGCTGGACGCGCTGAAGCTGCCGGAACATCATTCGATCCGTCTGCGCGTCGGCATCGAGGATGACGCGGCCCACCCCGGCGGCATCAACATCTTCGGCCGGCAGTTCGGCAACCATGAGCAGGACATCGTGATGCGGCTGCATCTGCGCTGA
- a CDS encoding esterase yields MAGAQNATAPVPPAGAPPTAARAPLTLADFGSFHVGGRDYVVAGQPVKEVRFSANGPLTRVDPNGTFVIGGMYAQYTVPAPQRGRLPLLMWHGGGLTGVTWETTPDGREGWQHFFLRRGWPVYVSDAVERGRAGWTMLPEATGGQPVFLTEDNPYERFRIGDGPGSRARGTTLPGNQFPADPVNYRNFMRQNVPRFTTTDELTLDAYLALLDRVGPSVVMVHSQAGLFGCRAAQERPELVKALVLAEPAAAGDMAKVAAVKGIPMLVLYGDYIDGDARWRTLRANGMQFFEAVRAAGGSVDVVSLPERGIRGNSHMMMMDHNSDQVAGVVQDWLAARGLWA; encoded by the coding sequence ATGGCGGGGGCGCAGAACGCCACTGCCCCCGTGCCGCCGGCCGGCGCGCCACCCACCGCCGCCCGCGCGCCGCTGACGCTGGCCGACTTCGGGTCCTTCCATGTGGGCGGGCGCGACTACGTGGTGGCCGGCCAGCCGGTCAAGGAGGTGCGCTTCTCGGCCAATGGTCCGCTGACACGGGTGGACCCGAACGGCACCTTCGTGATCGGCGGCATGTATGCGCAGTACACGGTGCCCGCGCCGCAGCGCGGGCGGCTGCCGCTGCTGATGTGGCACGGCGGCGGGCTGACGGGCGTGACCTGGGAAACCACCCCGGACGGTCGCGAAGGCTGGCAGCACTTCTTTCTGCGGCGGGGCTGGCCTGTTTATGTGTCGGATGCGGTGGAGCGGGGCCGCGCCGGCTGGACCATGCTTCCGGAGGCGACCGGCGGCCAGCCGGTGTTCCTGACGGAGGACAACCCTTACGAGCGGTTCCGCATCGGCGACGGCCCCGGCTCCAGGGCGCGGGGCACCACGCTGCCTGGCAACCAGTTCCCGGCCGACCCGGTCAATTACCGCAACTTCATGCGGCAGAACGTGCCGCGCTTCACCACCACGGACGAGCTGACGCTGGACGCCTACCTCGCGCTGCTGGACCGCGTCGGGCCCAGCGTGGTGATGGTGCACAGCCAGGCCGGCCTGTTCGGCTGCCGCGCCGCGCAGGAACGCCCGGAGCTGGTCAAGGCGCTGGTGCTCGCCGAGCCGGCGGCGGCGGGCGACATGGCCAAGGTGGCGGCCGTGAAGGGCATTCCCATGCTGGTGCTGTATGGCGACTACATTGACGGCGACGCCCGCTGGCGCACGCTGCGCGCCAACGGCATGCAGTTCTTCGAGGCCGTGCGGGCCGCCGGCGGCAGCGTGGACGTGGTGTCCCTGCCGGAACGCGGCATCCGCGGCAACAGCCACATGATGATGATGGACCACAACAGCGATCAGGTGGCCGGCGTGGTTCAGGATTGGCTCGCCGCACGCGGCCTCTGGGCGTGA
- a CDS encoding MmgE/PrpD family protein codes for MSGSPLAVLSAHAAGWRGRPWPDGLEHHARRALLDWFAAMLPGTRVAPATLLAAAMVEERGTGQAVCYVDGGQGAARHAALLNAVSSHAVEFDDIHRDSGLHPGSPTVAAALAVAQARGASLDALLRAMAAGYEVGGRVALAVQPSHYRMWHTTATVGTIAAATAAALLLGCDEAGIGHAMALSATMAGGLQQAFRGGGMSKPMHAGHAAEAGMLAARAAAAGVTGAADVLHGPAGFAAATSDSTGQWEMALEGIDEWFVIGRMTIKNHGCCGHLFPALDGLLALRAAHPFQPEDVARIHIAGYRATVEICDRPEARTEQDARFSAQYCVAALLRLGAVRLEAFSPERLRDPALRALMPKVTLGLAPDLADAYPRRRAARLRLELRDGRSFELEQPFRKGDLEQPLTDAELDGKFRELAVPVIGAAAGEALRRLIRDGDRLPGPLPRAG; via the coding sequence GTGAGTGGCAGCCCGCTGGCCGTGCTGTCGGCGCACGCCGCCGGCTGGCGTGGCCGCCCCTGGCCGGACGGACTGGAACATCACGCGCGCCGTGCCCTTCTGGACTGGTTCGCCGCCATGTTGCCCGGCACGCGCGTGGCGCCCGCCACGCTGCTGGCCGCCGCCATGGTGGAGGAACGCGGCACCGGCCAGGCGGTCTGCTACGTGGATGGCGGGCAGGGCGCCGCCCGCCACGCCGCGCTGCTCAACGCGGTGAGCAGCCACGCGGTGGAATTTGACGACATCCACCGCGATTCCGGCCTGCATCCCGGCAGCCCCACCGTGGCCGCCGCGCTAGCCGTGGCCCAGGCGCGGGGCGCTAGCCTGGACGCGCTGCTGCGCGCCATGGCGGCGGGCTACGAGGTGGGCGGGCGCGTGGCGCTGGCGGTGCAGCCCAGCCACTACCGCATGTGGCACACCACCGCGACGGTGGGCACCATCGCCGCCGCGACCGCCGCCGCCTTGCTGCTGGGCTGCGACGAAGCCGGCATCGGCCACGCCATGGCCCTGTCCGCCACCATGGCGGGCGGGCTGCAGCAGGCCTTCCGGGGCGGGGGCATGAGCAAGCCCATGCATGCCGGCCACGCCGCCGAGGCCGGCATGCTGGCCGCGCGCGCCGCCGCCGCCGGCGTGACCGGCGCGGCCGACGTGCTGCACGGCCCCGCCGGCTTCGCCGCCGCCACCAGTGATTCGACAGGGCAATGGGAGATGGCCCTGGAAGGGATCGACGAATGGTTCGTGATCGGCCGCATGACAATCAAGAACCACGGTTGCTGCGGCCATCTGTTTCCGGCGCTGGATGGTCTGCTGGCCCTGCGCGCCGCGCACCCCTTTCAGCCTGAGGATGTGGCGCGCATCCACATCGCCGGCTACCGCGCCACGGTGGAGATCTGCGACAGGCCGGAGGCGCGCACGGAGCAGGATGCCCGCTTCAGCGCGCAGTACTGCGTGGCGGCCCTGCTGCGTCTCGGCGCCGTGCGCCTGGAGGCGTTCTCGCCGGAGCGACTGCGCGACCCGGCGCTGCGCGCGCTGATGCCGAAGGTGACGCTGGGCCTGGCACCCGATCTGGCGGATGCTTATCCGCGCCGCCGCGCCGCCCGCCTGAGGCTGGAACTGCGCGACGGGCGCAGCTTCGAGCTTGAGCAGCCCTTCCGCAAGGGCGACCTGGAGCAACCGCTGACGGATGCCGAACTGGATGGCAAGTTCCGCGAGTTGGCGGTGCCCGTGATCGGCGCGGCCGCCGGCGAGGCGCTCCGCCGGCTGATCCGCGATGGCGACCGCCTGCCCGGACCGCTGCCGCGCGCTGGCTGA
- a CDS encoding acetate--CoA ligase family protein, whose translation MSAITALLNPRSVAVIGASADAGKMTGRPVGYLQKYGFTGEIWPVNPRAETIAGLRCFPDVASLPAAPDAAIVLLGPERAEAAVRDLAAKGCPAAIVLASGYGEANEQGARRQQALKDAAGSMRLLGPNTIGLVNLSDGMMLSATGALEVDGLPKGRISVVSQSGGILGSLLSRAADRGIGFSKLVSTGNEADLDSSDFMEHLVEDPATDVIAVYMEGLRRPDAFRRAARRAAELGKPIVVYKVGRSESGARAATSHTGALAGADRVYDALFRQCGVIRAESFTDLLDIPAALASGRRAAGGRAAILTSTGGAGTLLADNCGLAGIEIPAPDADTTERLATLLNEDPAAIGRNPVDVTLAGLRPDLFRGAIDALLESPAYDAVVVVIGSSALATPDIVAGAIVECQARSDKPVLAYVSPHAPHLVRLLNGQGIPAFATPESCATVLRALRRAPLPPLPEAATPDPALLHGLPPGPLNEAESKALFARCGVAVTREHAVADAAGAAAAARALGGEVVLKVLSRRIAHKSDLGGVRVGLTAEQVPEACATMLAQLCEAGAPEPEGFLVQERVRGGVEMILGFHRDPQLGPVILLGSGGVAAELFQDTALRLLPVSRSDAEAMVAELKAARLLSGFRGAPPADVAALVDAVLAFARMAGAAGERLLEAEINPVFVLPEGQGVRAADGLVVLR comes from the coding sequence ATGAGCGCGATCACCGCCCTGCTGAACCCGCGCAGCGTGGCTGTCATCGGCGCCTCGGCCGATGCCGGCAAGATGACCGGGCGCCCGGTGGGCTACCTGCAGAAATACGGCTTCACCGGTGAGATCTGGCCGGTCAATCCGCGCGCCGAGACCATCGCCGGCCTGCGCTGCTTTCCGGACGTCGCCTCGCTGCCCGCGGCACCGGATGCCGCCATCGTGCTGCTGGGCCCGGAGCGGGCCGAGGCGGCGGTGCGTGACCTCGCCGCCAAGGGCTGCCCCGCCGCCATCGTGCTGGCCAGCGGCTATGGCGAGGCCAACGAGCAGGGCGCGCGCCGCCAGCAGGCCCTGAAAGACGCCGCCGGGTCCATGCGGCTGCTCGGTCCCAACACCATCGGGCTGGTCAACCTGTCCGACGGCATGATGCTGTCGGCCACCGGCGCGCTGGAGGTGGACGGGCTGCCGAAGGGCCGCATCTCCGTGGTGTCCCAGAGCGGTGGCATCCTCGGCTCGCTGCTGTCGCGCGCCGCCGACCGGGGCATCGGCTTCAGCAAGCTGGTGTCCACCGGCAACGAGGCCGACCTCGACAGCAGCGACTTCATGGAACACCTGGTGGAGGACCCGGCGACCGACGTCATCGCCGTCTACATGGAAGGGCTGCGGCGGCCCGACGCCTTCCGCCGCGCGGCGCGCCGGGCGGCCGAGCTGGGCAAGCCGATCGTGGTCTACAAGGTCGGCCGCTCGGAATCCGGCGCCCGTGCCGCCACCTCGCATACCGGCGCGCTGGCGGGGGCCGACCGGGTGTATGACGCGCTGTTCCGCCAATGTGGCGTGATCCGCGCGGAAAGCTTCACCGACCTGCTGGACATCCCGGCCGCGCTGGCTTCCGGCCGCCGCGCCGCCGGCGGGCGCGCGGCCATCCTCACCTCCACAGGCGGTGCCGGCACGCTGCTGGCCGACAATTGCGGGCTGGCGGGCATCGAGATCCCGGCGCCGGACGCGGACACCACAGAGCGCCTCGCCACCCTGCTGAACGAGGACCCGGCGGCGATCGGCCGCAACCCGGTGGACGTGACCCTGGCCGGGCTGCGGCCGGACCTGTTCCGCGGCGCCATCGACGCGCTGCTGGAAAGCCCCGCCTACGACGCCGTCGTGGTGGTGATCGGCTCGTCCGCCCTCGCCACGCCGGACATCGTGGCGGGTGCCATCGTCGAATGCCAGGCGCGCAGCGACAAGCCGGTGCTGGCCTATGTCAGCCCGCACGCGCCGCATCTGGTGCGGCTGCTGAACGGCCAGGGCATCCCGGCCTTTGCCACACCGGAAAGCTGCGCCACGGTGCTGCGCGCCCTGCGCCGTGCGCCCCTGCCGCCGCTGCCCGAGGCCGCGACACCAGACCCCGCGCTGTTGCACGGCCTGCCCCCCGGGCCGCTGAACGAGGCCGAAAGCAAGGCGCTGTTCGCCCGCTGCGGCGTGGCCGTGACGCGCGAGCACGCGGTGGCCGATGCGGCAGGCGCCGCCGCCGCCGCGCGGGCGCTGGGCGGCGAGGTGGTGCTCAAGGTTCTGTCCCGCCGTATCGCCCACAAGAGCGACCTCGGCGGCGTGCGCGTCGGCCTGACGGCCGAGCAGGTGCCGGAGGCCTGCGCCACGATGTTGGCCCAGCTGTGCGAAGCCGGTGCGCCCGAGCCGGAGGGCTTTCTGGTGCAGGAGCGGGTGCGCGGCGGGGTGGAGATGATCCTCGGCTTTCACCGCGACCCGCAGCTGGGGCCGGTGATCCTGTTGGGCTCGGGCGGCGTCGCGGCCGAATTGTTCCAGGACACCGCGCTGCGCCTCCTGCCCGTGTCCCGCAGCGATGCGGAGGCGATGGTGGCGGAACTGAAGGCCGCCCGCCTGCTGAGCGGCTTCCGCGGCGCGCCGCCGGCCGACGTTGCCGCGCTGGTCGATGCGGTGCTGGCCTTCGCGAGAATGGCCGGCGCGGCGGGCGAGCGGCTGCTGGAAGCCGAGATCAACCCGGTCTTCGTGTTGCCCGAAGGCCAGGGCGTGCGCGCGGCGGATGGGCTGGTGGTGCTGCGGTGA
- a CDS encoding enoyl-CoA hydratase/isomerase family protein, with protein sequence MTPAPDASDAILLQADGPVAVLTLNRPRARNAIDDAMRGELMAALDEVARTDSIKALVLTGAGQGFCAGGDVKSMQARLAVPQGEVAMAGWRRQQRTHHAVSMLHALPKPTIAAVNGAATGLGCDLALCCDFIIASDQARFAMSYILRGLIPDGGGMYFLPRRVGLARAKELIFTGRTVEPEEALRLGMIDRVTGAEALLEDARAWAAELGAGAPGALALGKNILDQTFELSVEQVFSMGSQAQAICYSSREHQESVAAFLEGVAQRRAAKAQQA encoded by the coding sequence ATGACGCCCGCCCCCGACGCATCCGACGCCATCCTGCTGCAGGCCGACGGCCCCGTGGCGGTGCTGACGCTGAACCGCCCGCGCGCGCGCAACGCGATCGACGATGCCATGCGCGGCGAGCTGATGGCGGCGCTGGACGAAGTGGCGCGCACCGACAGCATCAAGGCACTGGTGCTGACCGGCGCCGGCCAGGGCTTCTGCGCCGGCGGCGACGTGAAGTCCATGCAGGCGCGGCTCGCCGTGCCGCAGGGCGAGGTGGCGATGGCCGGCTGGCGCCGCCAGCAACGCACGCACCATGCGGTGTCCATGTTACACGCCCTGCCCAAGCCCACCATCGCCGCCGTCAATGGCGCCGCCACGGGCCTCGGCTGCGACCTGGCGCTGTGCTGCGACTTCATCATCGCCTCGGATCAGGCGCGCTTCGCGATGAGCTACATCCTGCGCGGGCTGATCCCGGATGGCGGCGGCATGTACTTTCTACCGCGCCGCGTCGGCCTGGCGCGCGCCAAGGAACTGATCTTCACCGGCCGCACGGTGGAGCCGGAGGAAGCGCTGCGCCTCGGCATGATCGACCGCGTGACCGGTGCGGAGGCGCTGCTGGAGGACGCCCGCGCCTGGGCGGCGGAGCTGGGCGCGGGCGCCCCGGGCGCGCTGGCATTGGGCAAGAACATCCTGGACCAGACCTTCGAACTGTCTGTCGAGCAGGTCTTCAGCATGGGCAGCCAGGCGCAGGCAATCTGCTACAGCTCCAGGGAACACCAGGAGTCCGTCGCCGCCTTTCTGGAAGGCGTGGCGCAGCGCCGCGCGGCCAAGGCGCAACAGGCATGA
- a CDS encoding D-2-hydroxyacid dehydrogenase family protein: MNGRPPLRRIVVLDDYGDAAGAAVDWRDLPVEILRDKLAPDALVARLRDADAVVLIRERSAMPEALLARLPALRLVVTAGMRNRVLDLEACDARGIAACGTESSASPTVELCWGLILGLARRIPQQERLLRAGGWQQGAGLGLEGATLGIAGLGRIGAGVAAIGRAFNMRLLAWSPNMTADTAAAAGAELVSKAGLFAGSDIVTLHLGLGPATRGIVGAAELGAMRPGALLVNTARGPLVDEAALLAALRDGPLGGAAIDTHEPEPLPLGAPILDAPGTLLTPHLGYVTQQNFRHYFEGATACLRAWNSGAPLPRPLNAAARDNQGHTA, from the coding sequence ATGAACGGCCGCCCGCCGCTGCGGCGCATCGTGGTGCTGGACGACTACGGCGATGCCGCCGGGGCCGCGGTCGACTGGCGGGACCTGCCGGTGGAAATCTTGCGCGACAAACTGGCGCCGGACGCGCTGGTGGCACGGCTGCGAGATGCCGATGCCGTGGTGCTGATCCGTGAGCGCAGCGCCATGCCGGAGGCTTTGCTGGCGCGCCTGCCCGCATTGCGGCTGGTCGTCACCGCCGGCATGCGCAACCGGGTGCTGGACCTGGAAGCCTGCGATGCGCGTGGCATCGCGGCCTGCGGCACGGAGTCCAGCGCCTCGCCCACCGTGGAGTTGTGCTGGGGGCTGATCCTGGGGCTGGCGCGGCGCATCCCGCAGCAGGAACGGCTGTTGCGGGCGGGCGGCTGGCAGCAGGGTGCCGGGCTGGGGCTGGAAGGCGCCACGCTGGGCATCGCCGGCTTGGGCCGCATCGGCGCCGGCGTCGCCGCCATTGGCCGGGCCTTCAACATGCGGCTGCTGGCCTGGAGCCCCAACATGACGGCGGACACCGCCGCCGCCGCCGGGGCGGAGCTGGTGAGCAAGGCAGGCCTTTTCGCGGGCTCCGACATCGTGACCCTCCATCTCGGCCTTGGCCCCGCCACGCGCGGCATCGTCGGCGCGGCGGAACTGGGCGCGATGCGCCCCGGCGCGCTGCTGGTGAACACCGCGCGCGGCCCGCTGGTGGACGAAGCCGCGCTGCTGGCCGCGCTGCGCGACGGCCCGCTGGGCGGCGCCGCCATCGACACGCACGAGCCCGAGCCGCTGCCGCTGGGCGCGCCGATCCTGGACGCGCCCGGCACGCTGCTGACGCCGCATCTCGGCTACGTCACGCAGCAGAATTTCCGCCACTACTTCGAGGGCGCCACGGCCTGCCTGCGGGCCTGGAACAGCGGCGCCCCCCTGCCGCGGCCGCTGAACGCCGCCGCGCGCGACAACCAAGGACACACCGCATGA
- a CDS encoding Bug family tripartite tricarboxylate transporter substrate binding protein, which translates to MITRRHALALAPALGALLARPALAQGHYPDRPIRLIIPFASGGSNDIVGRVIAEGMGARLGQTLVVENRGGAGGLLGNEAVSTAPKDGYTLLLGGSGSFLISSLVQPKVPYDIIRDFTPIGFIGNAPNVITVNPTVPAKTMGELRDLARRAKPPLSYASPGVGTTGHVLGALLSLEFGAEMEHIPYRGTGPAITDVLAGRVQILTNAAAPLTPHIEAGKLRAIAVASPQRLEILPDVPTTVEQGFPNVLSSTWYGLLGPSGMPAAVVTALHGALNATLADAATKKRLDEEGVVLEPSPTPADYGRFLLSDRARWQEVVTRAGIRVE; encoded by the coding sequence ATGATCACCCGCCGCCATGCCCTGGCGCTGGCGCCCGCGCTGGGCGCCCTGCTGGCCCGCCCCGCGCTCGCGCAGGGGCACTACCCCGACCGGCCGATCCGGCTGATCATCCCCTTCGCCTCCGGCGGCAGCAACGACATCGTCGGCCGCGTCATCGCCGAGGGCATGGGCGCGCGGCTCGGCCAGACCCTCGTGGTCGAAAATCGCGGCGGCGCCGGCGGCCTGCTGGGCAACGAGGCGGTCTCCACCGCGCCCAAGGACGGCTACACCCTGTTGCTCGGCGGCAGCGGCAGCTTCCTGATCAGCAGCCTGGTGCAGCCGAAGGTCCCCTACGACATCATCCGGGACTTCACCCCGATCGGCTTCATCGGCAACGCGCCCAACGTCATCACCGTGAATCCCACCGTCCCGGCGAAGACCATGGGCGAGCTGCGTGATTTGGCGCGCCGCGCCAAGCCGCCGCTGTCCTATGCCAGCCCCGGCGTGGGCACCACCGGCCACGTGCTGGGGGCGCTGCTGTCGCTCGAATTCGGCGCGGAGATGGAGCACATCCCCTATCGCGGCACCGGCCCCGCCATCACCGACGTGCTGGCCGGCCGAGTGCAGATCCTCACCAACGCGGCGGCGCCGCTCACGCCACATATCGAGGCCGGCAAGCTGCGCGCCATCGCCGTCGCCTCGCCGCAGCGGCTGGAAATCCTGCCGGACGTGCCGACCACGGTGGAGCAGGGCTTCCCCAACGTGCTGTCCTCCACCTGGTATGGGTTGCTCGGTCCGTCGGGGATGCCGGCGGCGGTGGTCACGGCGCTGCATGGCGCGCTGAACGCCACCCTGGCCGACGCCGCGACCAAGAAGCGCCTGGACGAGGAAGGCGTGGTGCTGGAGCCCAGCCCGACACCCGCCGACTACGGCCGCTTTCTGCTCAGCGACCGCGCGCGCTGGCAGGAAGTCGTTACCCGCGCAGGCATCCGCGTCGAATGA
- a CDS encoding LysR substrate-binding domain-containing protein, whose translation MRRTLPPLDSLWAFHLVSETGSLTAAAQALGVTQPAVSKRLRDLEALLGTALLRRGANAISLTAPGQRYAAAIAPGFAQLQAATQALRAQAAPLRIRAYTTWALRWLIPRLADFRRQHPGIEVEVSTSTAVVDLAREGVDAAISTAPCGRPPAPAARRLQPVVVAPFATPTLAAAWAGGERRLIGSKVRAADWPRWQAANALPPAQPLLYESTTLAIQAALEGLGVVICTPAFVVAEVAAGRLAGLPGQPLVTGDCYWLSLPGGRVSPPLATFADWLERQAVL comes from the coding sequence ATGCGTCGCACCTTGCCGCCCCTAGACAGCCTGTGGGCCTTCCACCTTGTCAGCGAAACCGGCAGCCTCACGGCGGCGGCCCAGGCGTTGGGCGTGACGCAGCCGGCGGTCAGCAAGCGGCTGCGCGACCTGGAAGCGCTGCTGGGCACGGCGCTGCTGCGGCGCGGGGCCAATGCCATCAGCCTCACCGCGCCGGGCCAGCGCTATGCCGCGGCCATCGCGCCCGGCTTCGCGCAGTTGCAGGCGGCCACGCAGGCCCTGCGGGCTCAGGCCGCGCCGCTGCGCATTCGCGCCTATACCACCTGGGCGCTGCGCTGGCTGATCCCGCGCTTGGCGGATTTTCGCCGCCAGCACCCGGGGATCGAGGTGGAGGTGAGCACCTCCACCGCCGTGGTGGACCTGGCGCGCGAAGGCGTGGACGCCGCGATCAGTACCGCCCCCTGCGGACGCCCCCCCGCCCCGGCGGCGCGCCGGCTGCAGCCGGTGGTGGTGGCGCCCTTCGCCACGCCCACCCTGGCCGCCGCCTGGGCCGGCGGCGAGCGGCGGCTGATCGGCAGCAAGGTGCGGGCGGCGGACTGGCCGCGCTGGCAGGCGGCCAACGCGCTGCCCCCCGCGCAGCCGCTGCTGTATGAAAGCACCACCCTGGCCATCCAGGCGGCGCTGGAGGGTCTGGGCGTGGTGATCTGCACGCCCGCCTTCGTGGTGGCGGAGGTGGCCGCCGGCCGGCTGGCGGGGCTGCCGGGCCAGCCGCTGGTGACGGGCGACTGCTACTGGCTCAGCCTGCCGGGCGGCCGCGTTTCACCGCCGCTGGCGACCTTTGCCGACTGGCTGGAGCGGCAGGCCGTCCTTTGA
- a CDS encoding MFS transporter, with amino-acid sequence MTLNLPLLALAIGAFGIGVTEFAPMGLLPVIAGDLGVSIPTAGMLITAYAVGVMLGAPLVTLTTARVPRRTLLVALMAVFTLGNLLAAVSTGYGMLLAARLVTSLNHGAFFGVGSVVAAGLVPADRRAGAVAAMFMGLTVATVLGVPLATWAGDQLGWRATFWAIAGLGVVAMAALRLTLPAVAAGAGGDMLAELRMLGRGPVLAALTLTVLGASAMFTVFTYIAPILQEQTGASIGFVTAMLVLYGVGLTLGNWLGGRFADRSVDRTLAVTLAALVVVLLLFAVAMPFALPSAVLIFLWGVASFAIVPPLQMRVMTAAAGAPNLASAVNIGAFNLGNAIGAVLGGAVIGGGLGYPAVALAGAAAAASGLGFMLLVARRGGTAMPA; translated from the coding sequence ATGACACTGAACCTTCCCCTGCTCGCCCTGGCGATCGGTGCCTTCGGCATCGGCGTCACGGAGTTCGCGCCGATGGGCCTGCTGCCGGTGATCGCCGGCGACCTCGGCGTGTCCATCCCGACCGCCGGGATGCTGATCACCGCCTATGCCGTCGGCGTCATGCTCGGCGCGCCGCTGGTGACGCTGACCACCGCGCGCGTGCCACGCCGCACGTTGCTGGTCGCGCTGATGGCCGTCTTCACCCTGGGCAACCTGCTGGCCGCCGTATCCACCGGCTATGGCATGCTGCTGGCGGCGCGGCTGGTGACGTCGCTGAACCATGGCGCCTTTTTCGGCGTGGGCTCCGTCGTCGCGGCCGGCTTGGTGCCGGCGGACCGGCGGGCCGGCGCGGTGGCCGCCATGTTCATGGGGTTGACGGTGGCCACGGTGCTGGGCGTGCCGCTGGCCACCTGGGCGGGCGACCAGCTCGGCTGGCGCGCCACCTTCTGGGCCATTGCGGGGCTGGGCGTGGTCGCCATGGCGGCGCTGCGGCTGACCCTGCCGGCCGTCGCCGCCGGGGCGGGCGGCGACATGCTGGCCGAACTGCGGATGCTCGGGCGCGGCCCCGTGCTGGCGGCGCTGACGCTGACGGTGCTGGGCGCCAGCGCGATGTTCACCGTGTTCACCTACATCGCGCCGATCCTGCAGGAGCAGACCGGCGCCTCTATCGGCTTCGTCACCGCCATGCTGGTGCTCTACGGCGTCGGGCTGACCCTGGGCAACTGGTTGGGCGGGCGCTTCGCCGACCGCTCGGTGGACCGCACGCTGGCGGTCACCCTGGCGGCGCTGGTGGTGGTGTTGCTGCTGTTCGCCGTGGCGATGCCCTTCGCGCTGCCCAGCGCGGTGCTGATCTTCCTGTGGGGCGTCGCCAGCTTCGCCATCGTACCCCCGCTGCAGATGCGCGTGATGACGGCCGCGGCGGGCGCGCCCAACCTGGCCTCGGCGGTCAATATCGGCGCCTTCAACCTTGGCAACGCCATTGGCGCGGTGCTGGGCGGGGCGGTGATCGGCGGCGGGCTAGGCTATCCCGCCGTGGCGCTGGCGGGTGCCGCGGCGGCGGCATCCGGGTTGGGCTTCATGCTGCTGGTGGCCCGGCGCGGCGGCACCGCCATGCCGGCCTGA